A genomic stretch from Flavobacterium humidisoli includes:
- a CDS encoding amino acid permease has product MAFSSLFRKKTVQDILKQVAKNEADGHGALGKHLTTKDLTAFGIAAIVGAGIFSTIGKASADGGPAVIFLFLFTALACSFAAFAYAEFASMVPVSGSAYTYSYVAFGELIAWIIGWALIMEYAVGNITVAISWSDYFTGLLQSGGIHLPQWIQMDYLTASNGYNDAEALMRGGKSFENLSTALQQAHTAWTTAPTLGSFHFVTDIPALFIIILITALVYRGMKESRNASNLMVVVKLCVVLLVIAVGVFYVDTANWDPFAPNGVGGVLKGVSAVFFAYIGFDAISTTAEECKNPQRDLPRGMMWAIIICTILYIAIALVLTGMVKYHELNVGDPLAFVFDKLDLKWMSGIIAVSAVVAMASVLLVFQMGQPRIWMSMSRDGLLPKKFSTVHPKFKTPSFATIVTGFVVAIPALFLNLTMVTDLCSIGTLFAFVLVCAGVLVLQNKPEIPRGKFKTPYINSKFILPVLMIVGLYYAFAFNNKATMAFINNDPQIYDATSIVTSLDKSESEQVFKYLESIEVNNKTAETSDLEHLLGQYQDDEAKYAEVVKGLPIADSAKYESGFSLFKHKIPMWIFLFVLVGLAVWAFRKNLSLIPLLGLICCLYMMAELSVWNWIYFTIWLIIGLLIYFTYSRKNSKLNTENIG; this is encoded by the coding sequence ATGGCATTTTCAAGTTTATTCCGAAAAAAAACAGTGCAGGATATTCTGAAACAGGTTGCAAAAAATGAAGCAGATGGACATGGAGCATTAGGAAAACACCTTACAACCAAAGATTTAACTGCTTTCGGAATTGCTGCAATTGTGGGTGCGGGGATTTTCAGCACCATCGGAAAAGCAAGTGCAGATGGAGGACCAGCCGTAATATTTTTGTTCCTTTTTACTGCTCTTGCCTGTAGTTTTGCAGCTTTTGCTTATGCCGAATTTGCATCGATGGTTCCCGTTTCAGGAAGTGCTTACACGTATTCATATGTAGCTTTCGGGGAACTAATTGCTTGGATTATCGGATGGGCTTTAATCATGGAATATGCCGTTGGAAACATAACCGTGGCCATATCGTGGAGTGATTATTTTACAGGACTTCTCCAGAGTGGCGGAATTCATTTACCGCAATGGATTCAGATGGATTATTTAACAGCTTCAAACGGATATAATGATGCCGAAGCTTTGATGCGCGGCGGAAAATCATTTGAAAATTTAAGTACGGCTTTACAGCAAGCGCACACAGCTTGGACAACAGCGCCTACCTTGGGATCATTTCATTTTGTTACCGATATTCCAGCTTTATTCATTATTATTTTGATTACTGCTTTGGTTTACAGAGGAATGAAAGAATCTCGTAATGCGAGTAATTTAATGGTGGTTGTAAAACTTTGTGTTGTTCTTTTAGTTATCGCTGTCGGTGTATTTTATGTAGATACGGCAAACTGGGATCCTTTTGCGCCAAATGGAGTTGGAGGGGTTTTAAAAGGAGTATCTGCAGTTTTCTTCGCTTATATTGGTTTTGATGCTATCTCGACAACAGCAGAAGAATGTAAAAATCCACAGCGTGATTTACCACGCGGAATGATGTGGGCGATTATTATTTGTACCATTCTTTATATTGCAATTGCTCTGGTTTTAACCGGAATGGTAAAATATCACGAATTAAATGTTGGAGATCCTCTTGCATTTGTTTTCGATAAATTAGATTTAAAATGGATGTCAGGAATTATTGCCGTAAGTGCGGTAGTGGCTATGGCGAGCGTTTTATTGGTTTTTCAAATGGGACAACCTCGTATTTGGATGAGTATGAGTCGCGATGGGTTATTGCCAAAGAAATTCTCAACCGTTCACCCAAAATTTAAAACACCTTCTTTTGCAACTATTGTAACAGGATTTGTGGTGGCAATTCCGGCTTTGTTTTTGAATCTGACAATGGTAACTGATTTATGCAGTATTGGAACTTTATTTGCCTTTGTATTAGTTTGTGCAGGGGTTTTGGTTTTACAAAACAAACCTGAAATTCCAAGAGGAAAATTCAAAACGCCTTATATCAATTCAAAATTTATTCTGCCAGTTTTAATGATCGTTGGATTGTATTATGCTTTTGCTTTCAACAACAAAGCAACAATGGCTTTTATCAATAACGATCCACAAATTTATGATGCAACTTCAATCGTAACTTCTTTAGATAAATCAGAATCAGAGCAGGTTTTCAAATATTTAGAAAGTATTGAAGTAAACAATAAAACTGCTGAGACATCAGATTTAGAGCATTTATTAGGACAATATCAAGACGACGAAGCTAAATATGCTGAAGTGGTAAAAGGTTTGCCAATTGCAGATTCTGCTAAATATGAATCAGGTTTCAGTTTATTCAAACACAAAATCCCAATGTGGATATTCCTATTCGTTTTGGTTGGATTAGCCGTTTGGGCTTTCAGAAAAAATCTGTCTTTAATTCCACTTTTAGGATTAATCTGCTGTCTGTATATGATGGCCGAATTAAGCGTTTGGAACTGGATTTATTTTACAATCTGGCTAATAATCGGGTTATTAATTTACTTTACATATAGTAGAAAAAATAGCAAACTGAATACTGAAAATATAGGCTAA